Proteins found in one Megachile rotundata isolate GNS110a chromosome 14, iyMegRotu1, whole genome shotgun sequence genomic segment:
- the beta-Spec gene encoding spectrin beta chain isoform X5, protein MTTDISVVRGGWDPTLQQEIVDEYEYDGGNSSSRLFERSRIKALAGERELVQKKTFQKWVNSHLVRCSCRIGDLYVDLRDGKMLIKLLEILSGERLPRPTKGKMRIHCLENVDKALQFLREQRVHLENMGSHDIVDGNPRLSLGLIWTIILRFQIQDITIEETDNQETKSAKDALLLWCQMKTAGYHNVNVRNFTTSWRDGLAFNAIIHKHRPDLIQFEKLSKSNAIYNLNNAFNVAEDKLGLTKLLDAEDIFVDHPDEKSIITYVVTYYHYFSKMKQETVQGKRIGKVVGIAMENDRMIHEYESLTSDLLRWIEGTIEALGDRRFANSLVGVQSQLSQFSNYRTVEKPPKFVEKGNLEVLLFTLQSKMRANNQKPYTPKEGKMISDINKAWERLEKAEHERELALREELIRQEKLEQLAARFNRKASMRETWLSENQRLVSQDNFGFDLAAVEAAAKKHEAIETDIFAYEERVQAVMAVSQELETENYHDIERINARKDNVLRLWNYLLELLRARRMRLELSLQLQQNFQEMLYILDSMEEIKMRLLTDDYGKHLMGVEDLLQKHSLVEADINVLGERVKAVVQQSQKFLEHGEGYRPCDPTIIVERVQQLEDAYAELVRLAVERRARLEESRKLWQFYWDMADEENWIKEKEQIVSTGDIGHDLTTINLLLSKHKALENEIQSHEPQLMSVAAVGDELVRQQHFGSDRIQERLQEILGMWNHLLDLAAFRRKRLEEAVDYHQLFADADDIDIWMLDTLRLVSSEDVGRDEANVQSLLKKHKDVTDELKNYATTIDQLHQQASGLGEQDAKSPEVLERLASIDSRYKELMELAKLRKQRLLDALSLYKLFSESDGVEQWIGEKNRMLETMVPAKDIEDVEIMKHRYNGFEKEMYANASRVAVVNQLARQLLHVEHPNSEQIVARQNELNQKWAELREKAENKRDELNSAHGVQTFHIECRETVSWIEDKKRILQQTDSLEMDLTGVMTLQRRLSGMERDLAAIQAKLDALEKEAENIQKQNLEDPEVIRERITQIHTIWEQLTQMLKERDAKLEEAGDLHRFLRDLDHFQAWLTKTQTDVASEDTPTTLADAEKLLTQHQNIKEEIDNYTDDYQKMMEYGERLTSEAGAGDTQYMFLRERLNALKMGWEELHQMWANRKLLLSNSLNFQVFDRDARQAEVLLSQQEHILAKDETPANFEQAEHMIKRHEAFMTTMDANDEKINSVVQFAGRLVDKGHFAADKVKKKAESINERRRINREKANQYMEKLKDQLQLQMFLQDCEELGEWVQEKHITAQDETYRSAKTVHSKWTRHQAFEAEIASNKDRLQQLQQAAEELIQQKPDLADIIKPKVAELADQFEELETTTHDKGERLFDANREVLIHQTCDDIDSWMNELEKQIESTDTGSDLASVNILMQKQQMIETQMAVKARQVTELDKQAEHLQRTVPEDKMEEIKCKKEKVAQRFAQLKAPLIDRQRQLEKKKEAFQFRRDVEDEKLWIAEKMPQATSTEYGNSLFNVHMLKKKNQSLRTEIDNHEPRINLVCNNGQKLIDEGHEDSPEFRQLISELTEKWKELKDAVDDRNKHLLQNEKAQQYFFDATEAESWMSEQELYMMVEDRGKDEISAQNLMKKHESLEHAVEDYAETIRQLGETARQLINDQHPLADQIAVKQSQVDKLYAGLKDLAGERRAKLDEALQLFMLNREVDDLEQWIAERELVAGSHELGQDYDHVTLLWERFKEFARDTEAIGSERVAAVNGIADSLIATGHSDAATIAEWKDGLNEVWQDLLELIETRTQMLQASRELHKFFHDCKDVLGRILEKQNAMSDELGRDAGSVSALQRKHANFIQDLFTLQSQVSQIQEESAKLQASYAGDKAREITNREGEVVAAWKNLQALCEGRRTKLEDTGDLFRFFNMVRTLMIWMDDVVRQMNTTEKPRDVAGVELLMNNHQSLKAEIDAREDNLMACINLGKDLLARNHYASSQIKEKLAALTDHRNALLHRWEERWENLQLILEVYQFARDAAVAEAWLIAQEPYLMSQELGHTIDEVENLIKKHEAFEKSAAAQEERFSALHRLTTFELKEMKRREQEREEEERRKKEEAAAAEAARLAKATPVTSPDEPPSERAEAEGVPSGERPTGEDESHVAHRKASTRTPQPQDKPKEEQRSPSDDEFEGVLQRKHEWESTTKKSSNRSWHKVYMVVRGQSLFVYTDQKSYKAAPDQPYKGEAPLDLKGATITVASDYTKRKHVFRVKSQSGSDFLFQAKDDAEMNEWVTVLNQATQGTSGASTSRAHTLPAPTQAETKRRSFFTLKKN, encoded by the exons ATGACGACCGACATCTCGGTAGTGCGCGGGGGTTGGGACCCCACGTTGCAACAAGAGATTGTCGATGAGTACGAATACGACGGGGGAAACTCGAGTTCGAGACTTTTCGAACGTTCACGAATCAAAGCTTTAGCTG GTGAACGTGAATTAGTACAAAAGAAGACCTTCCAAAAATGGGTGAACTCCCACTTGGTCCGGTGTTCCTGCCGAATTGGCGACCTGTACGTCGATCTTCGAGATGGCAAGATGCTCATCAAACTGCTAGAGATCCTTTCCGGAGAGCGTTTGCCACGACCGACGAAAGGAAAAATGCGAATTCATTGTTTGGAGAACGTCGACAAAGCGTTGCAGTTCCTGCGCGAGCAAAGAGTCCACCTGGAAAACATGGGATCCCACGACATAGTGGATGGAAATCCGCGTCTGAGCTTGGGTCTCATTTGGACCATCATTCTGCGGTTCCAGATCCAGGATATCACGATCGAGGAGACGGACAATCAAGAGACGAAATCGGCGAAGGACGCGTTGCTCCTTTGGTGTCAAATGAAAACGGCTGGTTATCATAATGTTAACGTGAGAAATTTCACCACGTCCTGGCGCGACGGATTAGCTTTTAACGCCATCATTCACAAACACCGTCCAGACTTGATTCAGTTCGAGAAACTATCTAAATCCAAtgctatttataatttaaataacgcGTTCAATGTAGCCGAGGATAAGCTTGGTCTCACTAAACTGTTAGATGCGGAAGATATATTCGTCGACCATCCTGACGAGAAGTCGATCATCACCTACGTGGTAACGTATTACCATTACTTCTCGAAGATGAAGCAAGAGACTGTCCAGGGCAAGAGAATCGGCAAAGTGGTCGGCATCGCCATGGAAAACGACCGCATGATACACGAGTATGAGAGTCTGACCAGCGACTTGTTGCGTTGGATCGAGGGTACCATAGAGGCACTGGGAGATCGTAGATTCGCCAATTCTTTGGTTGGTGTTCAATCGCAGCTTTCCCAGTTCTCCAACTACCGTACCGTGGAGAAACCCCCGAAATTCGTGGAGAAGGGTAACTTGGAAGTCTTACTGTTCACGCTACAGTCGAAGATGCGAGCAAATAATCAAAAACCGTACACGCCGAAGGAAGGTAAAATGATCTCGGACATTAACAAGGCTTGGGAGAGATTAGAAAAAGCGGAACACGAACGAGAGTTGGCCTTACGCGAGGAACTGATTCGTCAGGAAAAACTGGAGCAACTAGCGGCGAGATTCAACCGAAAGGCTAGCATGAGGGAGACCTGGTTGTCCGAGAATCAAAGATTGGTATCTCAGGATAACTTCGGTTTTGATTTGGCTGCTGTGGAAGCTGCGGCAAAGAAACACGAGGCCATCGAAACCGATATCTTCGCGTATGAGGAACGTGTCCAGGCTGTGATGGCTGTTTCGCAAGAATTGGAGACCGAGAATTATCATGACATTGAACGCATTAATGCCCGCAAGGACAATGTTCTGAGACTTTGGAACTACTTACTGGAGCTACTTAGAGCTAGAAGAATGAGGCTGGAATTGTCCCTACAGTTGCAGCAGAACTTCCAGGAAATGTTGTACATTCTCGATAGCATGGAGGAGATCAAGATGCGTTTGCTAACTGATGACTATGGAAAACACCTTATGGGTGTTGAAGACCTCTTGCAGAAGCATTCTCTGGTCGAGGCTGATATCAACGTCCTAGGAGAAAGAGTGAAAGCTGTAGTTCAACAAAGTCAGAAGTTCTTGGAACACGGAGAAGGCTATCGTCCTTGCGATCCAACGATCATCGTCGAACGCGTGCAGCAACTTGAAGATGCATACGCAGAACTGGTACGTCTGGCTGTCGAACGCAGAGCCAGACTCGAAGAGTCTCGCAAATTGTGGCAGTTCTACTGGGATATGGCTGATGAGGAGAACTGGATCAAGGAGAAGGAGCAGATAGTGTCGACTGGAGATATTGGTCACGACCTAACCACTATCAACCTCCTGTTGTCGAAACACAAAGCTCTAGAGAACGAAATTCAGTCTCATGAACCACAGCTGATGTCTGTGGCTGCTGTGGGAGACGAACTAGTCCGGCAGCAACACTTTGGGTCTGATCGTATCCAGGAAAGACTTCAGGAAATCCTGGGAATGTGGAACCATCTTCTGGACTTGGCTGCTTTCAGGAGAAAACGTTTGGAAGAGGCCGTCGACTACCATCAACTGTTCGCGGATGCTGATGACATTGACATTTGGATGTTGGATACCTTGAGACTCGTTTCGTCAGAAGACGTTGGCAGAGACGAAGCAAATGTACAGTCTTTGTTGAAGAAACATAAGGATGTGACTGATGAACTGAAAAACTATGCTACCACGATTGATCAACTACATCAACAGGCATCTGGACTTGGCGAACAGGATGCTAAATCGCCGGAAGTTCTAGAAAGACTCGCTTCTATCGACTCGAGGTATAAGGAACTCATGGAACTGGCTAAGCTGCGTAAACAGAGACTGTTGGATGCATTGTCGTTGTACAAGTTGTTCAGCGAATCTGATGGAGTTGAGCAATGGATCGGCGAAAAGAACAGAATGCTGGAAACGATGGTTCCGGCTAAAGACATCGAAGATGTGGAGATCATGAAGCATCGATACAATGGTTTCGAGAAAGAAATGTACGCCAATGCTTCTCGAGTTGCTGTTGTGAATCAACTGGCCAGACAATTGCTGCACGTCGAACATCCTAACTCTGAACAGATAGTAGCTCGTCAGAACGAATTGAACCAGAAATGGGCAGAATTACGCGAAAAGGCGGAGAACAAACGTGACGAGTTGAACTCTGCGCACGGTGTGCAGACCTTCCACATCGAGTGCCGCGAGACAGTGTCCTGGATTGAGGATAAGAAACGTATTCTCCAGCAAACGGACAGTTTGGAGATGGACTTGACCGGAGTTATGACTTTGCAGCGTCGGCTGAGTGGCATGGAACGCGACCTGGCAGCCATACAGGCCAAGTTAGACGCTTTGGAAAAGGAAGCCGAAAACATTCAGAAACAGAACTTGGAAGATCCAGAAGTGATTCGGGAAAGAATCACTCAGATTCATACTATTTGGGAACAGCTGACTCAGATGCTGAAGGAGCGCGACGCCAAGTTGGAGGAAGCCGGCGACCTGCACAGATTCCTGAGAGACCTCGACCACTTCCAGGCATGGTTGACCAAGACTCAGACCGATGTTGCCAGCGAGGATACGCCGACCACGTTGGCCGATGCCGAAAAATTACTCACGCAGCACCAGAACATCAAGGAAGAGATCGACAACTATACCGACGATTACCAGAAGATGATGGAGTATGGCGAAAGATTAACCAGCGAGGCCGGTGCCGGCGACACGCAATACATGTTCTTGCGAGAGAGATTGAACGCCTTGAAAATGGGCTGGGAAGAATTGCACCAGATGTGGGCCAACAGGAAGCTGTTGCTGTCTAACTCGCTGAACTTCCAGGTGTTCGATCGCGACGCTCGTCAAGCAGAGGTGCTTTTGTCCCAGCAAGAGCACATTCTCGCCAAGGACGAGACACCAGCGAACTTCGAGCAAGCTGAGCACATGATCAAGCGGCACGAGGCCTTTATGACGACCATGGACGCAAACGACGAGAAGATCAACTCTGTGGTGCAGTTCGCCGGACGACTTGTCGACAAGGGACACTTTGCGGCTGACAAAGTCAAGAAGAAGGCGGAGAGCATCAACGAACGGCGTCGCATTAACCGCGAGAAGGCCAATCAGTACATGGAGAAACTGAAGGATCAACTGCAGCTGCAGATGTTCCTGCAGGATTGCGAGGAGTTAGGTGAATGGGTACAGGAGAAGCACATCACTGCCCAAGATGAGACTTACAGAAGCGCGAAGACCGTGCACAGCAAGTGGACTAGGCATCAGGCATTCGAGGCGGAGATCGCGAGCAATAAGGATCGTCTACAGCAATTACAGCAAGCTGCTGAGGAATTGATTCAACAGAAACCGGATTTGGCGGATATTATTAAGCCAAAGGTGGCCGAATTGGCTGATCAGTTCGAGGAACTCGAGACCACTACTCACGACAAAGGCGAACGTTTGTTCGATGCGAATCGTGAAGTCCTTATTCACCAGACCTGCGACGATATCGACTCATGGATGAACGAACTGGAGAAGCAGATCGAGAGCACGGACACAGGTTCCGATTTGGCCTCCGTGAACATTCTGATGCAGAAGCAACAGATGATTGAGACGCAGATGGCGGTCAAGGCTCGACAGGTGACGGAACTGGACAAACAAGCCGAACACTTGCAACGTACGGTACCGGAAGACAAAATGGAGGAGATCAAGTGCAAGAAGGAGAAGGTTGCGCAAAGATTCGCACAGCTGAAGGCACCGTTGATCGACCGACAGCGTCAGTTGGAAAAGAAGAAGGAAGCCTTCCAGTTCAGACGCGACGTGGAGGACGAGAAGCTCTGGATCGCCGAGAAGATGCCTCAAGCTACCAGCACCGAGTATGGCAACTCCCTATTCAACGTACACATGCTGAAGAAGAAGAACCAATCTCTGCGCACCGAGATCGACAACCACGAACCCAGGATCAACCTAGTCTGCAACAATGGACAAAAGCTGATCGACGAAGGCCACGAGGATAGTCCTGAGTTCCGTCAGCTTATCTCCGAGCTAACAGAGAAGTGGAAGGAACTGAAAGACGCCGTCGACGACAGAAACAAACATCTACTACAGAACGAGAAGGCCCAACAATACTTCTTCGACGCGACCGAAGCTGAATCATGGATGAGCGAGCAGGAGTTGTACATGATGGTGGAGGATCGTGGCAAAGACGAAATCTCGGCACAAAACTTGATGAAGAAGCACGAGTCCTTGGAGCACGCTGTGGAAGATTACGCAGAGACCATCCGCCAGCTTGGAGAGACAGCGAGACAGTTAATCAATGATCAACATCCTCTGGCTGATCAGATTGCCGTTAAGCAATCTCAGGTGGACAAGTTGTACGCTGGACTAAAGGACCTGGCTGGCGAACGCCGAGCCAAGCTGGACGAGGCTCTTCAGCTGTTCATGTTGAATAGAGAGGTAGATGACTTGGAACAGTGGATCGCAGAGAGAGAACTGGTCGCTGGAAGTCACGAGCTGGGTCAGGATTATGACCATGTGACGCTTCTGTGGGAGAGGTTCAAGGAGTTCGCTAGAGACACCGAGGCGATAGGCTCAGAAAGGGTAGCAGCCGTGAACGGTATCGCAGATTCTTTGATAGCAACAGGTCACTCTGATGCAGCTACCATCGCCGAATGGAAGGATGGACTGAACGAGGTTTGGCAAGACTTGCTCGAGTTGATCGAGACTCGCACACAGATGCTGCAAGCCAGTCGAGAACTGCACAAGTTCTTCCATGACTGCAAGGACGTACTTGGAAGAATCCTGGAGAAACAGAACGCAATGTCTGACGAGCTCGGTCGCGATGCTGGCTCCGTTTCCGCTCTTCAACGGAAACACGCCAACTTCATACAGGACCTGTTCACGTTGCAGAGCCAAGTGTCACAGATTCAAGAGGAATCAGCTAAATTGCAGGCGAGCTATGCTGGTGACAAAGCTAGGGAGATAACGAACCGTGAAGGAGAGGTTGTCGCAGCATGGAAGAACCTTCAGGCCCTCTGCGAAGGAAGAAGAACGAAACTGGAAGATACCGGTGACCTCTTCCGGTTCTTCAACATGGTCAGAACCCTGATGATCTGGATGGACGACGTAGTGCGCCAGATGAACACGACCGAGAAACCTCGCGATGTGGCAGGAGTTGAACTCTTGATGAACAATCATCAAAGCTTAAAGGCTGAGATAGATGCCAGGGAGGACAATCTGATGGCTTGCATCAATCTGGGCAAGGATTTGTTAGCTAGGAATCATTATGCCAGTTCTCAGATCAAGGAGAAACTGGCGGCTCTCACTGATCATAGAAACGCGTTGCTGCATAGATGGGAAGAGCGTTGGGAGAATTTGCAGCTCA ttttggagGTGTATCAATTCGCTAGAGATGCCGCGGTCGCCGAGGCATGGTTGATCGCTCAAGAACCATATCTTATGAGCCAAGAACTTGGC CACACGATTGACGAAGTGGAGAACCTTATTAAGAAGCACGAAGCATTCGAAAAGTCGGCAGCTGCGCAAGAAGAAAGGTTTAGTGCCTTGCATCGACTCACTACC TTTGAGTTGAAAGAAATGAAGAGGAGAGAACAAGAGCGAGAGGAAGAGGAGAGACGTAAAAAAGAGGAGGCTGCAGCAGCTGAGGCAGCTCGATTAGCTAAAGCAACGCCAGTAACTAGTCCCGATGAACCACCCAGTGAAAG AGCTGAAGCTGAAGGAGTACCTAGCGGAGAACGACCCACCGGTGAAGACGAGTCACATG TGGCACATCGCAAGGCTTCTACACGTACACCACAGCCTCAAGACAAGCCCAAGGAAG